The nucleotide window GGCGTGATGGCCGTGGGTAAGTGGGTGCGGGTCACCAAGATGCTCTTTGAGGGCTTCTGGTTCGCCACCTTGATCGAGTAGGAGGGACCATGGAAAAGATGCTTACGGTGGAAGAAAGGCTAGCCCATATAGAGGAGGTCTTGGAAAAAAGCGGGCTCGGCCTCCTGGCCCAGGTGGGTACCGGGGAAACCCTGGCGGAGAACCTGGGTCTTCTCATGGAGCCCAAAAACCTCCAGATGGTCTCCCTCTTGGCCCGCTTTCTGGACCAAGCGGAGGCTTTGGAGAAACTGGCGGACACCCTGGAGAAGTTGGAAGAATCGGGAGCCTTAGCCTTCCTGGGGCACCTTACGGAAAACTTCGGTGAGGGCTTGGGCATGCTCATGGAACCCCAGCTTCTCCGTCTAGCTTCCCATGGGGCCAACGTCTTGGACATTCTTTCCCGCATAGAGCCCGCCGCCATCGGCATGATGGCCTCAGCCTTGCAGCGGGGCCTGGGGGAGACCTTCACCCCCGAGGTCCTGCGGGACCCGCCCCGGGTGGGCCTGGCGGGGATTCTGAAGCAGCTTTCCGACCCCGAGGTGCAGAAGGCCTTGGGCGTGCTCTTCCTCCTCCTTAAGGCCCTGGGCAAAGCCTTCGGTCACCTGAACCAGGACATGAAGGCCATGGAGGCCCTCATGGCCAAGATGATGCCCAAGAAGTAGGGGTTTACGCCAGGGTTACCCGGTCCCGGCCCGTTTCCTTGGCCCTTAGAAGGGCGTAGTCGGCCTTGAGGATCCACTCCTCCACCTGGGCCTCGTTCTCGGGAACCTCCCCACCCGCAATGCCGGCGGAGAGGGTGAGGGGGTAGGGGATGGGGTCCACCTTTTGGCTGCGGAAGCGGTAGCGGATCCGCTCCACCGCCTCCTTGGCGGCTTCCCGGCCCGCGCCGTAGAGGAAAAGGAGAAACTCCTCCCCCCCATAGCGCACGGCCAGATCCTCCTGGCGCACGCTGGCCTTGAGGATGCGGCCCAATAGCCTTAGAACCTCATCCCCCACGGGATGGCCGTAGGTGTCGTTCACCCTTTTGAAATGGTCTATGTCCAGCATGACCACGC belongs to Thermus albus and includes:
- a CDS encoding DUF1641 domain-containing protein — protein: MEKMLTVEERLAHIEEVLEKSGLGLLAQVGTGETLAENLGLLMEPKNLQMVSLLARFLDQAEALEKLADTLEKLEESGALAFLGHLTENFGEGLGMLMEPQLLRLASHGANVLDILSRIEPAAIGMMASALQRGLGETFTPEVLRDPPRVGLAGILKQLSDPEVQKALGVLFLLLKALGKAFGHLNQDMKAMEALMAKMMPKK